One Pleurocapsa sp. PCC 7327 DNA segment encodes these proteins:
- the aroQ gene encoding type II 3-dehydroquinate dehydratase: MSSDSLHQLCILVLHGPNLNLLGHREPKFYGTVTLDDINRLLVEEAKVLGATISCLQSNHEGVLVDEIHRALGKHEGILINAGAYTHTSIAIRDALSAVEIPTVEVHLSNIYQREDFRHHSYIAPVAIGQISGFGAESYRLGLQALIRYIRKSKSEG; the protein is encoded by the coding sequence GTGTCTTCCGATAGTTTGCATCAACTATGTATTTTGGTTCTCCACGGTCCTAATCTAAATCTATTAGGGCATAGAGAACCAAAATTTTATGGAACCGTCACCCTAGATGATATTAATCGTCTTCTGGTAGAGGAGGCAAAAGTATTAGGAGCCACAATATCTTGCCTACAATCAAACCACGAAGGCGTTTTAGTTGACGAAATCCATCGCGCTTTAGGAAAGCACGAAGGCATTTTAATTAATGCAGGAGCTTATACTCATACGAGTATAGCCATTCGAGATGCTCTCTCAGCCGTTGAGATTCCTACGGTTGAAGTTCATCTGAGCAATATTTATCAGCGCGAAGATTTTCGCCATCATTCTTACATTGCGCCAGTAGCAATCGGTCAAATTAGTGGATTCGGAGCAGAAAGCTATCGTCTCGGACT
- a CDS encoding competence/damage-inducible protein A, whose amino-acid sequence MSAEIICVGTELLLGDILNTNVQFLAQQLASLGIPHYYQSTVGDNLERLQQVIEIASKRASILIFTGGLGPTPDDLTTEAIANFFKTPLVERPEIVVDIAQKFASIGRKMTPNNRKQALLPEGAEVLPNPGGTAPGMIWQPRPGLIILTFPGVPSEMKRMWQETAVPYLKSQGWGKEIIYSRMMRFRGIGESALAEKVAPLLDLTNPTVASYASLGEVRLRVSTKASSQAEAIASIEPVAQQIRDLAGLDYYGSDDDTLASVVGRLLREAKETVSVAESCTGGGLGAMFTTVAGSSDYFIGGVIAYDNRVKISLLGVNREDLEQFGAVSHPVAQQMAAGVQKQLKTNWGLSITGIAGPSGGTQTKPVGLVYIGIAAPDGTAQSVEYRLGAMRDRGSIRSLAAANALDLLRRRLLTRKS is encoded by the coding sequence ATGAGTGCAGAAATTATTTGCGTTGGAACCGAACTGCTTCTGGGCGATATCCTCAATACTAACGTTCAGTTTTTAGCGCAGCAGCTAGCGAGTCTGGGCATCCCCCATTACTATCAAAGCACCGTTGGCGACAATCTAGAACGATTGCAGCAAGTTATCGAGATTGCTAGCAAACGCGCCTCTATCCTCATTTTTACGGGGGGATTGGGGCCGACTCCCGACGACTTGACGACAGAAGCGATCGCAAATTTCTTTAAGACGCCTTTAGTCGAACGACCGGAAATCGTCGTAGATATCGCCCAAAAATTCGCTAGTATCGGGCGTAAAATGACTCCTAACAACCGCAAGCAAGCTTTACTCCCCGAAGGGGCGGAAGTCTTGCCCAACCCCGGCGGCACTGCCCCCGGCATGATTTGGCAACCGCGTCCGGGATTGATAATTCTCACCTTTCCTGGCGTTCCTAGCGAAATGAAGCGGATGTGGCAGGAAACGGCAGTTCCTTACCTCAAAAGTCAGGGTTGGGGCAAAGAAATCATCTACAGCCGTATGATGAGGTTTAGAGGCATAGGCGAGTCAGCTTTGGCAGAAAAAGTCGCCCCTCTCCTCGATTTAACCAATCCCACCGTCGCGTCTTATGCCTCGCTAGGAGAAGTAAGGCTGAGAGTGTCTACTAAAGCAAGTTCCCAGGCAGAAGCGATCGCGTCGATCGAACCCGTCGCCCAACAAATACGCGATCTTGCTGGATTAGATTATTATGGGTCTGACGATGATACACTCGCCTCAGTCGTCGGACGATTGTTACGAGAGGCAAAAGAAACGGTGAGCGTCGCCGAATCCTGTACTGGAGGCGGATTGGGAGCTATGTTTACGACAGTTGCAGGCAGTTCCGACTATTTTATCGGGGGCGTTATCGCTTACGACAATCGCGTCAAGATTTCATTACTGGGAGTCAATCGAGAGGATTTAGAACAATTTGGCGCTGTGAGTCATCCCGTAGCCCAACAGATGGCAGCAGGCGTTCAAAAGCAACTGAAGACGAATTGGGGATTGAGCATTACTGGCATTGCAGGTCCTAGCGGCGGCACCCAAACTAAGCCAGTCGGATTGGTTTATATTGGTATAGCAGCCCCCGATGGAACGGCGCAGAGTGTAGAATATCGTCTGGGGGCAATGCGTGATCGCGGATCCATTCGCTCGCTCGCAGCTGCTAATGCCTTGGATCTATTGCGGCGCAGGCTGTTAACAAGAAAGAGCTAA
- a CDS encoding MraY family glycosyltransferase has protein sequence MPGELYHLIAFLFSMTVVLWSTPVVRTIGLKSGYIDKPNDRKIHERPMVRLGGVSIFVGTLTAILLVWWLGGFKGLYQPKEWEILGVILGGIAFFLIGLADDLYHLTPGSRLVMQTVFAAAAWGMGVRIDFLTVPFDGLVHTSWLSLPITVIWLVGMANAINWIDGVDGLAAGVSGIAAVVMLIVTLFMKQPAAALIAAALAGGSLGFLRYNFNPAQIFMGDGGAYFMGFTLAAVGVIGLVKTTAVTAVLLPYLILAVPILDMSAVIFSRLSKGRSPFKADKSHLHHRLLEAGLSQRLSVVFIYALTLWVGSLALGFSNIPSGWGYAIGATMLLSYVGWQVWRNSRRINED, from the coding sequence ATGCCCGGAGAGCTATATCATCTAATTGCCTTCCTCTTCTCGATGACTGTCGTCCTCTGGAGTACGCCAGTCGTCAGAACGATCGGTCTCAAAAGTGGGTATATCGATAAACCCAACGACCGAAAAATCCACGAACGTCCCATGGTGCGACTGGGAGGCGTTTCCATCTTTGTCGGTACCCTGACAGCAATCCTCCTTGTCTGGTGGCTGGGAGGATTTAAAGGACTTTATCAACCCAAAGAATGGGAAATCCTCGGCGTTATTTTGGGGGGAATTGCCTTCTTCCTAATCGGTTTGGCGGATGACTTATATCACTTGACACCAGGTTCGAGATTGGTGATGCAAACAGTTTTTGCCGCCGCTGCTTGGGGAATGGGAGTTCGCATTGATTTCCTGACAGTTCCTTTCGATGGCTTAGTTCATACTAGCTGGTTGAGTCTGCCGATTACAGTTATTTGGCTAGTAGGCATGGCCAATGCCATTAACTGGATCGACGGGGTAGACGGATTGGCGGCGGGAGTTTCCGGCATCGCTGCCGTAGTGATGTTGATTGTCACGCTTTTTATGAAACAACCAGCCGCCGCCTTGATCGCTGCTGCTTTGGCAGGGGGGTCGTTAGGCTTTCTGCGCTACAACTTCAACCCAGCACAAATCTTTATGGGAGATGGCGGGGCTTATTTTATGGGCTTTACCCTAGCAGCAGTCGGCGTAATTGGTTTGGTCAAAACGACGGCAGTTACGGCAGTTTTACTCCCATATTTAATTTTAGCCGTGCCGATTTTGGATATGTCAGCCGTCATTTTTTCTCGTCTGAGCAAAGGCAGATCGCCCTTTAAGGCAGATAAAAGCCACCTCCATCACCGATTGCTAGAAGCAGGACTTTCCCAGCGCTTGAGCGTCGTTTTTATTTATGCGCTGACGCTGTGGGTGGGCAGCTTAGCCCTGGGGTTTTCCAATATTCCTAGCGGTTGGGGATACGCGATCGGGGCAACAATGTTGTTATCCTATGTGGGTTGGCAAGTCTGGCGCAATAGTCGGCGAATTAACGAAGATTGA
- the glyA gene encoding serine hydroxymethyltransferase produces MSQTNLDILAQTDPVVAEIIQHELQRQRDHLELIASENFTSAAVLAAQGSVLTNKYAEGLPGKRYYGGCEYIDRVEQLAIDRAKELFGAAHANVQPHSGAQANFAIFLALLEPGDTIMGMDLSHGGHLTHGSPVNVSGKWFKVCQYGVNKETERLDYDQIRELARKERPKLIICGYSAYPRIIEFDKFRAIADEVGAYLLADIAHIAGLVATGHHPNPIPHCHVVTTTTHKTLRGPRGGLILTNDPELGKKFDKAVFPGSQGGPLEHVIAAKAVAFGEALKPEFRTYCGQVIANAQTMAKALIDRGFKIVSGGTDNHLMLVDLRSIGMTGKRADALLGDVNITANKNTVPFDPESPFVTSGLRLGSPAVTTRGMREAEFTEIANIIADRLLAPEDEAVKQNCLSRVASLCDRFPLYPHLKIPVPALA; encoded by the coding sequence GTGTCTCAAACCAACTTAGATATTCTGGCTCAAACCGATCCAGTCGTTGCCGAAATCATTCAGCACGAACTCCAGCGCCAACGCGATCATTTGGAGTTAATCGCTAGCGAAAACTTTACCTCTGCTGCCGTCCTTGCCGCACAAGGTTCCGTCTTAACCAACAAATACGCTGAAGGATTACCCGGAAAACGCTATTATGGCGGCTGCGAATATATCGACCGAGTAGAACAACTAGCGATCGATCGCGCCAAAGAACTCTTTGGCGCTGCCCATGCCAACGTTCAGCCCCATTCCGGCGCACAAGCGAACTTTGCCATCTTCTTGGCGCTGCTAGAGCCAGGAGATACAATTATGGGAATGGACTTGTCCCACGGCGGACATCTGACCCACGGTTCGCCCGTCAATGTCTCTGGCAAATGGTTTAAAGTTTGCCAGTACGGAGTCAACAAAGAAACCGAACGCCTCGATTACGACCAAATTAGAGAATTAGCCCGAAAAGAACGTCCCAAACTGATTATTTGTGGCTATTCTGCCTATCCTCGCATCATCGAATTCGACAAATTCCGCGCGATCGCCGATGAAGTAGGTGCATACTTGCTTGCCGATATCGCCCACATTGCCGGATTAGTCGCTACCGGGCATCATCCCAACCCCATTCCCCACTGCCACGTCGTCACCACAACTACCCACAAAACGCTGCGCGGTCCTAGAGGCGGGTTAATTCTAACTAACGACCCCGAGCTGGGCAAAAAATTCGATAAAGCCGTCTTCCCAGGCAGCCAAGGAGGACCCTTAGAACACGTCATCGCGGCTAAAGCCGTAGCCTTCGGCGAAGCTCTCAAGCCAGAATTCAGGACCTATTGCGGTCAAGTGATTGCCAACGCGCAGACAATGGCAAAAGCATTAATCGATCGCGGCTTCAAGATCGTTTCCGGGGGCACCGACAACCATCTCATGCTAGTCGATCTCCGTTCTATTGGTATGACGGGCAAGCGTGCCGATGCATTACTGGGCGACGTAAACATCACTGCTAACAAGAATACCGTGCCCTTCGACCCGGAATCCCCATTCGTGACTAGCGGATTGCGTTTGGGTTCGCCTGCCGTAACCACCAGAGGCATGAGAGAAGCGGAATTTACCGAGATTGCCAATATTATTGCCGATCGCCTGCTCGCTCCAGAAGACGAAGCCGTCAAGCAAAACTGTCTGAGTCGAGTCGCTAGCTTGTGCGATCGCTTTCCCCTCTATCCCCATCTCAAAATTCCCGTACCAGCACTCGCTTAA
- a CDS encoding DUF423 domain-containing protein, whose protein sequence is MSRIFIAIAAILAGLSVAAGAFASHALKAKLTERSLEIFETGAKYQMYHALALLLVAILLSRAETVTIPLMVAGYAFIVGIALFSGSLYALSLSGIKWFGAITPLGGVAFLVGWGMLAIAAFAYKTIL, encoded by the coding sequence ATGAGTCGAATTTTTATCGCGATCGCGGCAATTTTAGCAGGCTTATCCGTTGCAGCGGGAGCATTTGCCAGCCATGCACTGAAAGCCAAATTAACAGAACGCTCCCTAGAAATCTTTGAGACAGGAGCAAAATATCAAATGTATCATGCCCTTGCTTTGTTATTGGTTGCCATTCTGTTAAGTCGTGCCGAAACGGTTACCATCCCGTTGATGGTGGCAGGTTATGCTTTTATCGTTGGGATCGCGCTTTTTTCTGGAAGTTTATATGCCCTGAGTTTGAGTGGCATTAAATGGTTTGGGGCAATTACTCCTCTGGGAGGTGTAGCGTTTTTAGTCGGATGGGGAATGCTTGCGATCGCAGCTTTCGCCTATAAAACTATCCTGTAA
- the rraA gene encoding ribonuclease E activity regulator RraA, whose amino-acid sequence MPNTTDLLDANEVLIDEGKVRIVAPMFRDYGGNIEFSGSIATLKIFEDNSLVREMLSEPGNDRVLVVDGGGSLRCALLGDRLGELAVKNGWAGLVIYGAIRDASVIAKLPLGVKALNTYPLKSLKRGLGDKNIPVRFGEVTFAPGEWLYADLDGIVVSSVPLSA is encoded by the coding sequence GTGCCGAATACCACCGATTTACTCGATGCCAATGAAGTGCTCATCGATGAAGGTAAAGTGCGTATTGTCGCACCTATGTTTCGCGACTACGGGGGCAACATCGAGTTTAGCGGTTCGATCGCCACTCTCAAAATCTTTGAGGATAATTCTCTTGTGCGCGAAATGCTCTCAGAACCGGGTAACGATCGTGTCCTCGTTGTAGATGGGGGTGGTTCGCTACGCTGTGCGCTTCTTGGCGATCGACTAGGCGAATTAGCCGTTAAAAATGGTTGGGCTGGACTGGTCATTTACGGTGCAATCCGCGATGCGTCTGTAATTGCCAAACTTCCGCTAGGCGTTAAGGCACTCAATACTTATCCTCTTAAAAGCCTCAAGCGCGGTTTGGGCGACAAAAATATTCCTGTGCGTTTTGGCGAGGTTACGTTTGCTCCGGGGGAATGGCTATATGCTGACTTAGATGGGATTGTCGTCAGTTCTGTTCCCCTTTCTGCCTAA
- a CDS encoding glycoside hydrolase family 10 protein — protein MKLNFISKSWQRLLKYLLPILCSISLIAILLAGRSPWAIAQYPRQEIRGVWLTINDIDVLSDRAKVRDAVSQLARLNFNTIYPVVWNSGYVMYPSAVAQRMGIQPFVYQGIQGQDLLANLIVEAHRQGLLVIPWFEFGFMTPPTSELALNHPNWITQRRDGSQTWNSAAGEVVSLNPFLPEVQQFITDLVLEIVSQYDVDGIQFDDHMSLPRELGYDRYTIDLYARETKKNPHPDSQNPEWVRWRANKIAAFMERLNKAVKANKPHAIFSVAPTSYDFAYKAHLQDWRAWVQKNIVDELIVQIYLSDLQSFLEKINRPEIQEAQQKIPTGVGILTGLRNKPIPMQQVQSQVLAARDRGLGVCFFFYESLWDYAPEPIAERQAGFQSLFPVPARRFASRGFAIE, from the coding sequence ATGAAATTAAATTTCATTTCTAAAAGTTGGCAACGATTGCTAAAATATCTTCTCCCAATCCTCTGTTCGATCTCATTAATTGCGATATTGCTAGCAGGCAGATCTCCTTGGGCGATCGCGCAGTACCCTCGTCAGGAAATTCGCGGGGTTTGGTTAACTATCAATGACATTGATGTACTCAGCGATCGCGCCAAAGTTCGGGATGCTGTCAGCCAACTAGCGCGACTAAACTTCAACACGATCTATCCGGTAGTATGGAATTCCGGCTATGTAATGTATCCCAGTGCCGTAGCACAACGGATGGGCATCCAACCCTTTGTCTACCAGGGTATACAAGGACAGGATCTGCTCGCCAATCTTATTGTCGAAGCCCATCGTCAAGGCTTGCTAGTGATTCCTTGGTTTGAATTCGGTTTCATGACTCCCCCCACATCAGAACTTGCCTTGAATCATCCTAATTGGATTACGCAACGGCGGGATGGCAGCCAAACTTGGAATAGCGCTGCTGGCGAGGTTGTATCGCTCAATCCTTTCCTTCCGGAAGTGCAGCAGTTTATCACCGATCTCGTCTTGGAAATCGTCAGCCAATATGATGTCGATGGCATTCAGTTCGACGATCACATGAGTTTGCCCAGGGAATTAGGCTACGATCGCTATACGATTGACTTGTATGCCCGCGAGACTAAAAAAAATCCCCATCCCGACTCTCAAAATCCTGAATGGGTGCGCTGGCGTGCCAATAAGATCGCGGCGTTTATGGAACGACTCAACAAAGCTGTAAAAGCTAACAAGCCCCATGCGATTTTCTCAGTTGCTCCTACCTCCTATGACTTTGCCTATAAAGCACACCTGCAAGATTGGCGTGCCTGGGTACAGAAGAATATCGTAGACGAGCTAATCGTGCAAATTTATCTTTCCGATTTACAAAGTTTTCTTGAAAAGATTAACCGTCCAGAAATTCAAGAAGCACAACAAAAGATTCCAACAGGAGTTGGTATTTTAACAGGATTGCGAAATAAACCGATTCCAATGCAACAAGTTCAGTCTCAGGTGTTAGCAGCTCGCGATCGCGGCTTGGGTGTGTGCTTCTTCTTCTACGAAAGTCTCTGGGATTATGCTCCAGAACCCATCGCCGAGCGACAAGCTGGATTTCAATCTCTTTTCCCCGTCCCCGCACGCCGCTTCGCATCTCGCGGTTTCGCGATCGAATAG
- a CDS encoding methyltransferase domain-containing protein has protein sequence MTSSLNRQIQQFYDASSRLWEEIWGEHMHHGYYGRAGTYKINRRQAQIDLIEELLDWSKVRTAENILDVGCGIGGSTLYLAKKFNAQATGITLSPAQAARATKRAQEFNLEEKVRFQVADAQNMPFEDNNFDLVWSLESGEHMPDKTKFLQECYRVLKPGGTLILVTWCHRPTNSVAGELTSDEQRHLEEIYCVYRLPYVISLPEYEAIALSCGFRDLRSDDWSMAVAPFWDVVIDSVFEPKAILGLLQSSWTTIQAAFSLGLMSRGYQRGLIRFGLLCATK, from the coding sequence ATGACTTCTAGCCTCAATCGGCAAATTCAACAATTCTACGATGCCTCCAGCAGACTGTGGGAAGAAATCTGGGGGGAACACATGCACCACGGTTATTATGGTAGGGCTGGTACCTATAAAATAAATCGCCGTCAGGCACAAATCGATCTGATTGAAGAACTCCTCGACTGGTCAAAGGTACGAACTGCCGAAAATATTCTTGATGTTGGATGCGGCATCGGCGGCAGTACTCTATACTTAGCCAAGAAATTCAACGCCCAAGCGACAGGAATCACCTTATCGCCTGCTCAAGCTGCTAGAGCCACGAAAAGAGCGCAAGAGTTCAATTTAGAAGAAAAAGTACGATTTCAAGTAGCTGATGCCCAAAATATGCCTTTTGAAGATAATAATTTTGACCTAGTGTGGTCGCTAGAAAGTGGCGAACACATGCCAGATAAGACCAAGTTTTTGCAAGAATGCTACCGAGTGCTCAAACCGGGTGGAACGTTGATTTTGGTAACCTGGTGTCATCGTCCCACCAACTCTGTTGCCGGAGAACTCACAAGCGACGAACAACGCCATCTAGAAGAGATTTATTGCGTGTATCGCTTGCCTTATGTCATTTCGCTGCCAGAATACGAAGCGATCGCGCTTTCGTGTGGCTTTAGGGATCTCCGTTCCGACGATTGGTCTATGGCGGTTGCTCCCTTTTGGGATGTAGTCATCGATTCGGTTTTCGAGCCTAAAGCCATTCTCGGTCTTTTGCAAAGCAGTTGGACAACCATTCAAGCTGCCTTCTCCCTTGGGCTGATGAGTCGCGGCTATCAACGCGGATTGATTCGTTTTGGTTTGCTCTGCGCCACCAAGTAG
- a CDS encoding pentapeptide repeat-containing protein yields MKVEELLKKYADGETNFSGIKLPLANLAEADLIGIILNEADLQGTNLLFAYLNRANLSNANLVGSNLSGASLNQADLSGADLRSANLHGATLQGANLQETDITLAILLDANLVGADLRGADLSGATLIGACLRGANLRQEKKSYNTNLQGANLAGADLQGVNMKGVDLVRANLVGANLTEANLRGADLRQADLSRANLKGAVLTEANLTGAKLIGANLTNVNLVRAQMVQAEMPEANCQGANMTHVVLTRANLTMANLRATRMNQADLSRSNLADADLSEAESIGAFFARANMIGANLSYANLTQADLMSANLTAVKLTGATMPDGKVHG; encoded by the coding sequence ATGAAAGTTGAAGAACTACTGAAAAAATATGCGGATGGAGAAACTAACTTTAGCGGCATTAAACTGCCACTAGCCAATTTAGCCGAGGCAGATCTAATTGGGATTATCCTCAATGAAGCCGACCTTCAAGGAACTAACTTACTATTCGCTTATCTAAATCGAGCTAATTTATCTAATGCCAATCTTGTCGGTTCTAACTTGAGCGGAGCGAGTCTCAATCAGGCAGATCTCAGCGGCGCAGACCTTCGCAGCGCTAACTTACATGGAGCCACCTTACAAGGAGCCAACTTGCAAGAAACCGATATTACTCTGGCAATTTTGCTGGATGCCAACCTAGTTGGCGCAGACTTACGCGGGGCTGACTTGAGCGGCGCAACCCTGATAGGCGCTTGTCTGAGAGGGGCGAATCTCCGTCAGGAGAAGAAAAGTTACAACACCAACTTGCAAGGAGCCAATTTGGCGGGTGCGGACTTACAAGGGGTCAATATGAAGGGGGTCGATTTGGTAAGAGCGAATCTGGTCGGTGCTAACCTAACAGAAGCCAATCTGCGGGGGGCTGACTTGCGCCAAGCGGATCTCAGCCGAGCCAATCTTAAAGGTGCCGTACTAACAGAAGCGAATCTAACCGGGGCTAAACTGATTGGCGCGAATCTGACTAATGTGAATTTAGTGCGTGCCCAGATGGTACAAGCAGAGATGCCAGAAGCCAATTGCCAAGGAGCTAACATGACTCATGTGGTATTGACGCGGGCTAATTTAACCATGGCAAATTTGCGAGCGACGAGAATGAATCAAGCCGATCTCAGTCGGTCAAATTTGGCTGATGCAGATTTGAGCGAAGCAGAATCGATCGGAGCCTTTTTTGCCAGAGCTAACATGATTGGAGCAAATCTTAGTTATGCGAACCTGACACAAGCCGACCTGATGAGCGCTAACCTGACTGCGGTCAAGTTAACAGGCGCTACCATGCCCGACGGGAAAGTTCATGGGTAG
- a CDS encoding SPFH domain-containing protein: MGQFFSFIFFFLIFGGSALASSVKIINEKNEALVERLGSYNKKLTPGLNFVVPFVERIVYRETIREKVLDIPPQSCITRDNVAITVDAVVYWKIVDLEKAYYKVENLHDAMVNLVLTQIRAEIGKLELDETFTARAEINEILLRELDIATDPWGVKVTRVELRDIMPSKAVQESMELQMSAERRKRAAILTSEGERDAAINSAQGKAQARLLEAEALKKAAILEAEAQKEAIVLKAEAERQQQILQAEATAQALTIVTKKLGGDSYALEALQFLLAQNYLEMGKTIGSSKSSKVLFVDPRSLISTLEGIRSAIAQGKSSLELEVEKIDHHCAD, from the coding sequence ATGGGTCAATTTTTCTCATTTATCTTCTTTTTCTTGATTTTCGGCGGCTCGGCACTGGCTAGCTCCGTCAAAATTATCAATGAAAAAAACGAAGCCTTAGTAGAACGGCTGGGAAGCTACAACAAAAAACTGACCCCCGGTCTCAATTTCGTTGTTCCTTTTGTCGAGCGCATTGTCTACAGAGAAACCATCCGCGAAAAAGTGCTCGATATTCCGCCGCAGTCGTGCATCACCAGAGATAACGTCGCCATTACAGTCGATGCGGTCGTTTACTGGAAAATCGTAGATCTGGAGAAAGCTTATTACAAAGTCGAGAATCTCCACGATGCGATGGTCAATCTCGTCCTCACTCAAATTCGCGCTGAAATTGGCAAGCTCGAACTCGACGAAACCTTTACTGCTAGGGCAGAAATCAATGAAATCCTCCTGCGGGAACTCGATATTGCCACCGACCCTTGGGGAGTCAAAGTCACGCGGGTAGAACTGCGGGACATCATGCCCTCTAAAGCCGTGCAAGAATCGATGGAATTGCAGATGTCGGCAGAGAGGAGAAAGCGAGCAGCCATCTTAACCTCAGAAGGGGAAAGAGATGCCGCTATTAACTCTGCCCAAGGAAAAGCCCAAGCCAGACTTCTCGAAGCCGAAGCCCTCAAGAAAGCTGCCATTCTCGAAGCTGAAGCCCAAAAAGAAGCAATCGTCCTCAAAGCCGAAGCCGAACGCCAGCAGCAAATCCTTCAAGCTGAAGCCACTGCCCAAGCTTTGACAATCGTCACTAAAAAGCTGGGAGGAGATTCCTATGCTCTCGAAGCCCTTCAGTTTCTCTTGGCACAGAATTACTTAGAAATGGGGAAAACTATTGGCAGTAGCAAAAGTTCTAAAGTGCTGTTCGTGGATCCTCGCAGTCTGATCTCTACTCTAGAAGGAATTCGTTCTGCGATCGCACAGGGAAAATCTTCCCTGGAATTAGAGGTAGAAAAAATTGACCATCATTGTGCCGATTAA
- a CDS encoding NfeD family protein yields MLSAPLLWLIAGSILCLMELIFPTAFVELMMGISAILVAAVSLVVTHLTLQVFLWLFFSTTSIFLSQRLLAPKRKVSMLEGDTEGETLTEIAPGQAGRVLYEGSSWRAVCADENLAIAPHQKVYIVERKGNTLYVLPVTF; encoded by the coding sequence ATGTTAAGTGCACCTCTCTTGTGGCTGATTGCTGGTTCTATTCTTTGTTTGATGGAGTTAATTTTCCCTACTGCGTTTGTAGAACTCATGATGGGGATTAGCGCGATCTTAGTAGCGGCAGTCTCGCTAGTCGTTACCCATCTGACGTTGCAGGTGTTTTTGTGGCTATTTTTTTCTACTACCTCGATTTTCCTTTCGCAACGCTTGCTAGCTCCCAAGCGAAAAGTTTCCATGCTAGAGGGAGATACTGAAGGAGAAACCCTAACAGAAATTGCGCCAGGACAGGCGGGAAGAGTTCTCTATGAAGGCAGTTCCTGGCGGGCAGTCTGTGCTGATGAAAATCTAGCGATCGCGCCTCATCAAAAAGTTTATATTGTCGAGCGAAAAGGGAATACTTTATATGTCCTACCCGTTACGTTCTAG
- the bchM gene encoding magnesium protoporphyrin IX methyltransferase: protein MTTTDEKTIVKDYFNATGFDRWRKIYGDGEVNKVQKDIRIGHQQTIATTLGWLREDGNLKGLSICDAGCGVGSLSIPLAQAGANVFASDISEKMVGEAQQVAKQVLGDTSNLTFTVQDLEQLTGRYHTVICLDVLIHYPTEEAAKMIAHLASLAESRLIISFAPKTVLLSLLKKIGEFFPGPSKTTRAYQHKETDIVKILENNGFSIQRTGMTSTRFYFSRILEATKKNSQEGNSALVA from the coding sequence ATGACCACCACAGATGAGAAGACGATAGTCAAAGACTATTTCAATGCCACTGGATTCGATCGCTGGCGCAAAATCTATGGCGATGGCGAGGTAAACAAAGTTCAAAAAGATATCCGCATCGGACATCAACAAACCATTGCTACAACGTTAGGATGGCTCAGAGAAGATGGAAATCTCAAAGGCTTATCCATTTGCGACGCGGGGTGTGGCGTGGGAAGTCTGAGCATTCCTCTCGCTCAAGCCGGTGCTAACGTTTTTGCCAGCGATATCTCCGAAAAAATGGTAGGAGAAGCGCAACAGGTAGCCAAACAAGTTTTGGGAGATACTAGCAATTTAACTTTCACCGTACAGGATTTGGAGCAATTAACGGGGAGATATCACACAGTTATTTGTCTGGATGTTTTAATTCACTATCCTACAGAAGAGGCGGCGAAAATGATTGCGCATCTTGCCTCTTTAGCAGAGTCTCGTCTGATTATTAGTTTTGCTCCTAAAACGGTTTTGCTTTCTCTTCTCAAAAAAATTGGCGAGTTTTTCCCAGGACCTAGTAAAACGACTCGTGCTTATCAGCACAAAGAAACCGATATTGTCAAAATTCTAGAAAACAATGGTTTTTCCATTCAACGTACTGGTATGACCAGTACTCGCTTTTATTTCTCCCGCATACTGGAAGCAACGAAAAAAAATTCTCAAGAGGGTAATTCGGCTCTGGTAGCCTAA